A genomic window from Tolypothrix sp. PCC 7910 includes:
- the hpsE gene encoding hormogonium polysaccharide biosynthesis glycosyltransferase HpsE codes for MINFSVAICTFNGEKRLPDVLDKLKDCCTYTAQLGIETEPINWEILVIDNNSKDNTAQVVQEYQANWPADYPLKYYLETQQGLSYARERAIQEAEGTLIGFLDDDNLPTPNWVASAYNFGKNHPQAGAYGGRIYGDYEVKPPHNFDRISLFLAIGGSSKTICYTAPENSLYFKKVLPAGAGLVVRKQAWIENVPKTLFFHGRVNGSLVTAEDIEALTHIKKAGWEIWHNAEMEIYHRIPKQRLEKEYLFKLMRGIGLSRHYTRMLDLQIWQQPFVSLAYMANDIRKIFLHWFKYRLVLKNDLVAACELELLIGAFLSPFYIYKRYLLNFNNN; via the coding sequence ATGATTAATTTTAGCGTGGCTATATGTACATTTAATGGCGAAAAACGTTTACCTGATGTTTTAGATAAGCTCAAAGATTGTTGTACATATACCGCGCAGTTAGGGATAGAGACTGAACCAATAAATTGGGAAATACTTGTTATTGATAACAATAGCAAAGATAATACAGCCCAAGTAGTTCAAGAATACCAAGCAAATTGGCCTGCTGATTATCCACTTAAATATTACTTAGAAACCCAGCAAGGATTAAGCTATGCGCGAGAACGTGCTATCCAAGAAGCAGAAGGTACATTGATCGGCTTTCTCGATGATGATAATTTACCAACTCCTAATTGGGTAGCATCTGCCTATAATTTTGGCAAAAATCATCCTCAAGCCGGGGCTTATGGTGGCAGAATTTACGGAGATTATGAAGTTAAACCACCTCATAACTTCGATAGGATTAGTCTGTTTTTAGCTATAGGTGGTAGTAGTAAAACTATTTGCTATACTGCACCAGAAAACAGCTTGTATTTTAAAAAAGTTCTGCCTGCAGGTGCAGGATTAGTAGTACGTAAACAAGCTTGGATCGAAAATGTTCCTAAAACTCTTTTTTTCCACGGTCGAGTAAATGGTTCATTGGTTACTGCTGAAGATATAGAAGCATTAACTCATATTAAAAAAGCAGGTTGGGAAATTTGGCATAATGCCGAGATGGAAATTTATCACCGGATTCCTAAGCAGCGTTTAGAAAAAGAATATTTGTTTAAATTAATGCGTGGTATAGGATTAAGCCGACATTACACGCGGATGCTAGATTTACAAATTTGGCAGCAACCTTTTGTTTCTCTAGCTTATATGGCTAACGATATCCGCAAAATTTTTCTCCATTGGTTCAAATATCGCTTAGTTCTAAAAAATGATCTTGTAGCTGCTTGTGAGTTGGAACTTTTAATTGGAGCTTTTCTTAGCCCCTTTTATATTTATAAAAGATATTTATTAAATTTCAATAATAATTAA
- a CDS encoding PleD family two-component system response regulator, producing MSGISPFPLSKQPPLILVADDDKTMRVLLRKAMEQEGYRVVEVNDGQQCLDAYDTIKPDIVLLDAVMPVMDGFTCCKQLLKIARNNLMSALASFDTDSALGNTVISKLWERTPILMITCLDDEDSVNRAFEAGAMDYITKPIHWAVLRQRLRRLLQQAQVYKQLEAANQALQHIANVDGLTGLANRRRFDDYLNTQWINLAQEEAPLSLILCDIDFFKLYNDKYGHPAGDVCLQKVGAVLSHTAQKNHDLVARYGGEEFAVVMPHTHAFGAVHVAAAMQAGVRNLQITHAGSEVSQYVTLSMGVATVIPTWESSPADLIVTADKALYQAKAEGRNRIILK from the coding sequence ATGTCAGGCATAAGCCCATTTCCTCTTTCTAAGCAACCGCCACTAATTTTAGTGGCTGATGATGACAAGACCATGCGAGTGCTGTTGCGTAAAGCTATGGAACAAGAAGGCTATCGGGTGGTTGAAGTCAATGATGGCCAACAGTGTCTAGATGCTTACGATACTATCAAACCGGATATAGTCTTGCTAGATGCGGTAATGCCTGTCATGGATGGCTTTACCTGTTGTAAGCAATTGCTCAAGATTGCTAGAAATAACTTGATGTCAGCACTAGCCAGTTTTGATACAGATTCTGCTCTTGGCAATACAGTGATTTCTAAACTATGGGAGCGGACTCCCATATTGATGATTACTTGCTTAGATGATGAAGATTCTGTCAATCGTGCTTTTGAAGCTGGAGCGATGGATTACATAACTAAACCTATTCACTGGGCAGTTTTACGCCAGCGTTTACGACGGCTATTGCAACAGGCACAAGTATATAAACAATTAGAAGCGGCAAACCAAGCTTTACAGCATATTGCCAATGTTGATGGTTTAACAGGATTGGCTAATCGTCGCCGTTTTGATGATTATTTAAATACTCAGTGGATTAATTTAGCGCAAGAGGAAGCACCTCTATCATTAATTTTATGTGATATCGACTTTTTTAAACTTTACAATGATAAATATGGTCACCCAGCTGGAGATGTATGTCTACAAAAAGTGGGTGCTGTCTTAAGTCATACCGCCCAGAAAAATCACGATTTAGTAGCGCGTTACGGCGGTGAAGAATTTGCCGTGGTTATGCCTCATACCCATGCGTTTGGTGCAGTTCACGTTGCTGCTGCAATGCAAGCTGGAGTGAGAAATTTACAAATAACTCATGCAGGTTCAGAGGTTAGCCAATATGTCACATTAAGCATGGGTGTAGCGACTGTTATACCTACTTGGGAATCTTCTCCTGCAGATTTAATTGTGACGGCTGATAAGGCACTTTACCAAGCAAAGGCAGAAGGACGCAATCGTATTATCCTCAAATGA
- a CDS encoding S-layer homology domain-containing protein, translated as MLPCKRPAIFLSVAVLLTSLTACANSPTAKNLEQSLAADPQLQNNPVVFGEAKDSQQQAQQNESTVKLPTDFPQDIPLYPNAKLEAVTPPSGAENGTSTRWLSSDPSNFIANFYRQQLQANNWQIVQQPTDDLGGVFEARRNDLQVKVSIQAQSVTNPTPNQPQTATQLLIEYLPATTATVQPTQTTNPSETTTTTTSSDIPQPGNPEFIGPVLPANVATQPASTSNSQQVATVIAEAQEFSDLNKVPQELRRHIQDLEKLGVLSPDSSVNKSNSNTTSNLFAPSKTINRREYARWLVAANNAMYANNPAKQIRLASESAQPAFSDVSAKDSDFPVIQGLAEAGLIPSPLSGDTTAVLFRPDAPLTREQLLLWKLPLDTRQALPSANLEVVRQTWGFQDAGKIDPKALRAVVADYQNGEQSNIRRVFGYTTLFQPKKPVTRAEAAAALWYFGIQGEGISAVDALKLKRPQT; from the coding sequence GTGCTGCCTTGTAAACGTCCGGCTATATTTCTGAGTGTGGCTGTTTTACTCACTTCTTTAACAGCCTGCGCTAACAGTCCCACTGCCAAAAATCTTGAGCAGTCTTTGGCGGCTGATCCTCAGTTGCAAAATAACCCAGTTGTGTTTGGAGAAGCTAAGGATAGCCAACAGCAAGCACAGCAGAACGAATCAACAGTTAAATTACCAACTGATTTTCCGCAAGATATTCCTTTATATCCCAACGCCAAATTAGAAGCAGTTACACCACCTAGCGGTGCAGAAAACGGCACATCCACTCGCTGGCTAAGTTCTGACCCCAGCAATTTTATTGCCAACTTCTACCGCCAACAATTGCAGGCGAACAATTGGCAAATTGTACAACAACCGACAGATGATTTAGGAGGCGTTTTTGAGGCGCGTCGCAATGATTTGCAGGTGAAGGTTTCTATTCAAGCTCAATCAGTAACTAACCCTACACCAAATCAACCACAAACAGCCACCCAATTACTAATTGAGTATCTTCCCGCAACCACAGCCACGGTACAACCTACACAAACTACTAATCCTAGCGAAACTACTACCACCACAACTTCTAGCGATATTCCCCAACCTGGTAATCCAGAATTTATTGGCCCTGTACTACCTGCAAATGTGGCGACACAGCCAGCAAGCACATCTAATAGCCAACAGGTGGCGACAGTTATCGCAGAAGCTCAAGAATTTAGCGATTTGAATAAAGTACCTCAAGAACTACGACGACACATTCAAGATTTAGAAAAATTAGGAGTTTTATCTCCAGACTCTTCAGTTAATAAGAGCAACTCCAATACTACAAGTAACCTATTTGCGCCTAGTAAAACCATAAATCGTAGAGAATATGCTCGTTGGCTAGTGGCTGCTAATAATGCCATGTATGCTAATAACCCAGCTAAACAGATTCGCTTAGCATCAGAAAGCGCTCAACCTGCTTTTAGTGATGTGTCTGCCAAAGACTCTGATTTTCCTGTGATTCAAGGATTAGCCGAAGCCGGATTAATTCCGAGTCCCTTGTCTGGGGATACTACAGCAGTTTTATTCCGTCCTGATGCACCCCTAACAAGGGAGCAGTTGCTACTGTGGAAATTACCTTTAGATACTCGCCAAGCTTTACCATCAGCGAATTTAGAGGTGGTGAGGCAAACTTGGGGTTTTCAAGATGCAGGGAAAATTGACCCGAAAGCTTTAAGAGCTGTAGTAGCTGATTACCAAAATGGCGAACAATCAAATATTCGCCGTGTATTTGGCTATACAACTCTATTCCAACCAAAAAAACCTGTCACTCGCGCTGAAGCGGCGGCGGCTTTGTGGTACTTCGGCATTCAGGGTGAAGGAATATCGGCTGTTGATGCTTTGAAGTTAAAGCGTCCCCAAACTTGA
- a CDS encoding LPS biosynthesis glycosyltransferase: MQLQPETASTIKNITQDSSDENSLVKCISRVFIIAYKESTQELEELLTNQGFTSEVLRQERKPEYQSYSRSYLCLLNHRTAWERAIQETQSTMIIEADFVPVVNFGKLPLPFNPHQSNVGISWLYTCAPQIYYVSPDGYAEGFSASTVAYIVTPESARFLIELAEEIRTQVGETNYSSWDSTIDSFLRRKGLKNYIPWRNYGEHGGLPNPEHHKHNLSKTHRADVLYGKLAFIPLYAVQNSKLNLFGVRFWARVKGIARLGTGRFLRVKVLQGSNFPMRLLWFAILRQLTWNI, encoded by the coding sequence ATGCAACTTCAGCCGGAAACAGCTTCAACCATTAAGAATATTACCCAGGATAGCAGTGATGAAAATTCTCTAGTTAAGTGTATTAGTAGAGTCTTCATTATTGCCTATAAAGAATCTACTCAGGAGTTAGAAGAATTATTAACAAATCAAGGGTTTACCAGCGAAGTTCTCAGACAGGAACGTAAACCAGAATATCAAAGCTACTCTCGGAGTTATCTCTGTCTTTTAAACCATCGTACAGCTTGGGAAAGGGCGATTCAAGAAACTCAATCAACGATGATTATTGAGGCAGATTTTGTACCAGTAGTTAATTTTGGCAAGCTACCTTTACCCTTTAATCCTCACCAAAGTAATGTAGGAATTAGCTGGCTATACACTTGTGCGCCACAGATATATTACGTTTCACCTGATGGTTATGCTGAAGGCTTTTCTGCTTCAACTGTAGCTTATATTGTCACTCCTGAAAGTGCCCGATTTTTGATAGAACTGGCGGAAGAAATTCGCACCCAGGTAGGAGAAACTAACTATTCAAGTTGGGACTCAACTATCGATAGTTTTCTCCGACGTAAAGGGCTGAAGAACTATATTCCTTGGCGAAACTATGGCGAACATGGAGGATTACCAAATCCAGAGCATCATAAGCATAATCTCAGTAAAACTCATCGTGCTGATGTCCTCTACGGTAAACTTGCTTTCATACCCTTGTATGCTGTTCAAAATAGTAAACTCAATTTGTTTGGGGTAAGATTTTGGGCAAGAGTTAAAGGTATTGCCCGTCTGGGAACTGGACGCTTTCTGCGAGTCAAAGTTCTCCAAGGTTCTAACTTTCCTATGCGGCTACTCTGGTTTGCAATTTTGAGACAGTTAACATGGAATATTTAA
- a CDS encoding histidine kinase encodes MLKHDYMPVSQDQPIYSEAPLQLLLFVDGRPKSRQQVQRIRAYLKELQAGYQFELQIIDVGQQPYLAEHFKLVATPALVKIHPEPRQIIAGSNIIGQLKNWWPRWQASVDAYLKLQEDLQERLEDNSRVVAPKSTISSVAVSAELIRLSDEIFRLKQEQEKLHEQLQFKDRVISVLAHDLRNPLTAAAIAIETLQSNYNIETGQFQRLKPAMTAHLLKQARTQTKTIDRMITDLLQVGRGNDTELPIVPQKMEIGKLCFHVLEELRDRYTAKSQQIETDVPQDLPYVYADPERIHQVLINLLDNAIKYTPAGGKISLTGLHRTTQKVQISIGDTGPGIPYENRDRIFENHFRLQRDEGTEGYGIGLCVCQRIIRAHYGQIWVDSVPNGGAWFHFTLPVYPS; translated from the coding sequence GTGCTGAAACACGATTACATGCCAGTTTCCCAAGATCAGCCGATCTATTCTGAGGCTCCACTCCAGCTGTTGCTGTTTGTTGATGGACGGCCCAAGTCCCGACAACAGGTACAGCGAATACGTGCTTACTTAAAAGAATTACAGGCTGGGTATCAGTTTGAACTTCAAATCATTGATGTAGGACAACAACCTTATTTGGCGGAACACTTTAAATTAGTGGCAACGCCAGCCTTAGTCAAAATCCACCCGGAACCCAGGCAAATTATTGCTGGTAGTAATATAATCGGTCAACTAAAAAATTGGTGGCCTCGCTGGCAAGCTTCTGTCGATGCCTATTTAAAATTACAGGAAGATTTACAAGAACGTCTAGAGGACAATAGTCGAGTAGTCGCACCAAAATCTACAATTAGTTCCGTTGCTGTTTCCGCCGAACTTATACGCCTTTCGGACGAAATTTTTCGTTTGAAACAGGAACAAGAGAAACTTCACGAGCAGTTGCAATTTAAAGACAGGGTAATCTCTGTACTGGCCCATGACCTCCGTAATCCTTTAACTGCTGCTGCGATCGCCATAGAAACGCTTCAATCTAACTACAATATCGAAACTGGCCAATTCCAGCGCCTCAAACCAGCAATGACGGCGCACTTACTCAAGCAAGCCCGGACTCAAACTAAAACAATTGACCGTATGATTACGGATCTTTTGCAAGTAGGTAGGGGCAATGATACAGAGTTACCAATAGTACCCCAAAAAATGGAAATCGGCAAACTCTGTTTCCATGTATTGGAAGAATTGCGCGATCGCTACACTGCCAAATCTCAACAGATAGAAACAGATGTCCCCCAAGACTTACCTTATGTTTATGCCGATCCAGAGCGTATTCACCAAGTGTTGATCAACCTGTTGGATAATGCTATTAAATATACGCCGGCGGGTGGCAAAATTAGTCTTACAGGACTACATCGTACTACTCAAAAAGTGCAAATTAGTATTGGTGATACTGGCCCAGGAATTCCTTACGAAAACCGCGATCGCATTTTTGAAAACCACTTCCGTTTACAACGAGATGAAGGTACAGAAGGTTATGGTATTGGTCTTTGCGTATGCCAACGGATTATTCGGGCGCACTATGGTCAGATTTGGGTAGACTCTGTTCCTAATGGTGGAGCATGGTTTCACTTCACTTTGCCAGTTTATCCTTCTTAG
- a CDS encoding chlororespiratory reduction protein 7 yields MPEPLMYLQDNYVVLETNQPEQFLTASELLEKLKLVLQKIDFEDLPPDVQRIDGLEAQVQYLIDTSCELDLGPGKYLQWYAVRLEK; encoded by the coding sequence ATGCCCGAGCCATTAATGTATCTACAAGATAATTACGTTGTTTTGGAAACAAACCAACCAGAACAATTTTTAACTGCCTCAGAGTTATTAGAAAAGCTTAAGTTAGTTCTACAAAAAATCGATTTTGAGGATTTACCACCTGATGTGCAAAGAATTGATGGGCTAGAAGCTCAAGTCCAGTATTTAATCGATACAAGCTGTGAGTTAGATTTAGGGCCAGGTAAATATTTACAGTGGTATGCAGTACGCTTAGAAAAGTAA
- a CDS encoding DUF2854 domain-containing protein yields the protein MLRQISLGTIGLTVGAILTIVGFVAYAADNATLNLVGFFYGFPLLLGGLALKANELKPIPFSQTTTPEVLALREQQATVTQNKIRKDITRYCYGQNAHLDRALSFLGLGKTDEDTPIVTGLKEKEINGAYALILEFDSPLLPIDAWQQKQEKMLKYFGPNVEVQITQPEADKIELALITTISNS from the coding sequence ATGTTACGCCAAATTTCTTTGGGAACCATCGGTTTAACTGTCGGTGCTATCCTAACCATTGTTGGCTTTGTAGCCTACGCGGCTGATAATGCCACACTCAATCTTGTGGGATTTTTTTACGGCTTTCCTCTATTGTTAGGAGGATTAGCGCTTAAAGCTAATGAACTCAAGCCCATACCTTTTAGCCAAACTACTACGCCTGAAGTTTTGGCACTGCGCGAACAACAAGCCACTGTCACTCAAAATAAAATCCGTAAAGATATTACCCGCTATTGCTATGGGCAAAATGCTCATCTTGACAGGGCACTCTCTTTTCTGGGTTTAGGTAAAACAGACGAAGACACACCAATTGTCACAGGCTTAAAAGAAAAAGAAATTAATGGAGCTTACGCTTTAATTTTAGAATTTGATTCGCCACTACTCCCAATTGATGCTTGGCAGCAAAAACAGGAAAAAATGCTCAAATATTTTGGCCCTAATGTTGAGGTTCAAATCACACAGCCAGAAGCAGATAAAATTGAACTAGCACTGATTACTACAATTAGTAATTCGTAA
- a CDS encoding PEP-CTERM sorting domain-containing protein — translation MKKRFVAAGFILFSFMLPLKANAAQFSGIYVFGDSLSDAGNVYNSTIDPKTGVGFPPPPYFDGNFSNGPIWIDELAKKLQLDSSPTLVTDVAKGTAPKNGINFAYGGATSIDKNTISPLLPGFKQQIEAFTTPLLQTKNADSNALYVLWTGANDYLPTNADPNYFKPFTDPTTTINRLRLAIASLADVGAKNILVVNLPDLGQLPRAQNLDPTFPVPSGTSQALTDLTKKHNSDLSDAIANLNKVLNPDVKLISLDANSVFTDIMNDTKNMQGVKYGFKEVAKPCLVDPSCAADPSIQNQYFFWDGLHPTTAAHKVLGDYAFQQIEQSIKPVPEPSTALGTVAIGAFGAAALLKRKRKQSLLRTASLVPAGQSTHTKVES, via the coding sequence ATGAAAAAACGCTTTGTCGCAGCAGGCTTTATTCTTTTCTCTTTCATGTTGCCATTGAAAGCAAATGCTGCACAGTTTAGTGGTATTTACGTATTTGGTGACAGTCTTTCAGATGCAGGTAATGTATACAACTCTACTATAGACCCCAAGACAGGAGTAGGATTTCCACCACCGCCTTACTTTGACGGAAACTTTTCCAATGGGCCGATTTGGATAGATGAGCTTGCTAAGAAGCTGCAATTAGATAGTTCTCCTACTCTTGTTACTGATGTTGCCAAGGGTACTGCCCCAAAAAACGGTATTAACTTTGCCTATGGAGGCGCTACTTCTATAGATAAAAACACTATCTCGCCTTTATTACCTGGCTTTAAACAGCAGATTGAAGCATTTACAACACCACTTTTGCAAACTAAAAATGCTGACTCAAACGCACTTTATGTATTGTGGACTGGTGCGAATGATTATTTACCTACGAATGCTGATCCCAATTATTTCAAACCTTTTACCGATCCAACAACGACAATTAACAGATTAAGATTAGCGATCGCATCTCTAGCTGATGTAGGTGCTAAAAATATTCTGGTAGTTAACTTACCAGATTTAGGACAGCTACCTCGCGCTCAAAATTTAGATCCGACTTTCCCTGTTCCTAGTGGTACTTCCCAAGCTCTTACAGATTTGACTAAAAAGCATAACTCTGATTTATCAGATGCGATCGCTAATTTAAATAAAGTCCTCAATCCTGATGTAAAACTCATCAGTCTGGATGCTAATTCTGTATTTACAGATATTATGAACGATACAAAAAATATGCAGGGTGTCAAATATGGTTTCAAAGAAGTGGCAAAACCTTGCTTAGTTGATCCATCCTGTGCAGCTGACCCAAGCATCCAAAATCAATATTTCTTTTGGGATGGGCTTCATCCCACAACTGCTGCTCACAAAGTCTTGGGAGATTACGCCTTTCAGCAAATTGAACAATCAATCAAGCCAGTCCCCGAACCCTCTACAGCATTGGGGACTGTGGCTATTGGTGCTTTCGGTGCAGCAGCCTTACTCAAGCGCAAACGCAAACAATCACTGCTTAGGACAGCAAGTCTGGTTCCTGCTGGACAATCAACTCATACAAAGGTTGAAAGCTAA